The proteins below come from a single Synechococcus sp. WH 8101 genomic window:
- a CDS encoding tRNA (5-methylaminomethyl-2-thiouridine)(34)-methyltransferase MnmD, whose protein sequence is MSDCAAEGSGAEPGSHPLGPLTPLDTADGSLSLHSGHFQEAFHSSAGALAEARAKFAQPAELQRFGAGSTLRVLDVCVGLGYNSAALMTELDQPQLAWWGLELDRRPLELALAHPSFRRLWPEPVLRRLEALQHQGAWQDSGSRGTLLWGDARLTLTQLPAHRRFDLILHDAFSPSRCPELWSEEFLSALAQRLAPGGRLLTYSRAAAVRASLRRAGLTLRSLLPAPGQRQEWSSGTLAQRPNPVEPLPEHGPGWQPLSAMEEEHLHTRAAIPYRDPHQQDAATAIRQRRGEEQERCALESTSAWQRRWIGTSMGKSSGISR, encoded by the coding sequence TTGAGCGACTGCGCTGCTGAGGGGTCCGGAGCCGAACCCGGAAGCCATCCGCTCGGTCCGCTGACTCCCCTGGACACGGCGGACGGCAGCCTCAGCCTGCACAGCGGCCATTTCCAGGAGGCCTTCCACAGTTCTGCAGGAGCGCTGGCGGAAGCCCGGGCCAAGTTCGCCCAGCCGGCTGAACTGCAGCGCTTTGGCGCCGGTTCCACCCTGCGGGTGCTCGATGTGTGCGTGGGGCTCGGCTACAACAGCGCCGCACTGATGACAGAGCTGGACCAGCCCCAACTCGCCTGGTGGGGGCTGGAGCTGGATCGCCGTCCTCTCGAGCTGGCGCTGGCGCACCCATCCTTCCGCCGGCTCTGGCCTGAGCCGGTGCTGCGGCGGCTTGAGGCGCTGCAGCACCAGGGCGCCTGGCAGGACAGCGGTAGTAGGGGCACGCTCCTGTGGGGGGACGCGCGCCTGACCCTGACGCAGCTGCCGGCGCACAGACGCTTTGACCTGATCCTCCACGATGCCTTCTCCCCCAGCCGCTGCCCCGAGCTCTGGAGCGAGGAGTTCCTCAGCGCTCTGGCACAGCGCCTGGCCCCCGGCGGTCGCCTGCTCACCTACTCACGGGCGGCGGCGGTGCGAGCCAGCCTGCGCCGGGCCGGGCTGACGTTGCGTTCACTGCTGCCGGCACCGGGCCAACGCCAGGAATGGAGCTCGGGGACGCTGGCCCAGCGACCGAACCCGGTGGAGCCCTTACCGGAGCACGGGCCGGGCTGGCAACCGCTGAGCGCCATGGAAGAGGAGCACCTGCACACCCGCGCCGCCATCCCCTACCGGGATCCCCACCAACAGGACGCGGCCACGGCGATCCGCCAACGTCGAGGTGAGGAACAGGAGCGCTGCGCCCTGGAGAGCACCAGCGCCTGGCAACGCCGTTGGATCGGCACCAGCATGGGCAAGAGCAGCGGAATCTCCCGGTAG
- the aroA gene encoding 3-phosphoshikimate 1-carboxyvinyltransferase: MSGTTGSPRDLKAGGRLGGRVRVPGDKSISHRALLFGAIAEGTTTIEGLLPAEDPISTAACLRAMGAVISPIEAGAVIEVQGVGLDGLQEPSEVLDCGNSGTTMRLMLGLLAGREGRHFVLSGDASLRRRPMQRVGQPLALMGAEVRGRNGGNFAPLAVQGQPLHGAVVGTPVASAQVKSALLLAALTAKGASTVIEPAHSRDHSERMLRAFGADLEVGGEMGRHITVRPGANLRGQHVVVPGDISSAAFWLVAGALVPGADLTIENVGLNPTRTGVLEVLEQMQARIEVLNQRDVAGEPVGDLRVRQGPLQPFNFGEEIMPRLVDEVPILAVAACFCDGVSRISGASELRVKETDRLAVMARQLKAMGASIEEHDDGLTIHGGQPLRGAALDSETDHRVAMSLAVAAMLAEGDSTLARSEAAAVSYPGFWSDLERLRC, translated from the coding sequence GTGTCCGGAACGACTGGCTCTCCCCGTGACCTGAAGGCGGGCGGACGACTGGGCGGACGGGTCCGGGTACCGGGCGATAAATCCATTTCCCACCGAGCTCTGCTCTTCGGTGCGATCGCCGAAGGCACCACCACCATCGAAGGCTTGCTGCCGGCCGAGGACCCGATCAGCACCGCCGCCTGCCTGCGGGCGATGGGGGCGGTGATCAGCCCGATCGAGGCCGGAGCGGTGATCGAAGTGCAGGGTGTGGGGCTTGATGGCCTGCAGGAACCATCCGAAGTGCTCGACTGCGGCAATTCCGGCACCACCATGCGCTTGATGCTCGGTTTGCTGGCCGGTCGCGAGGGCAGGCACTTCGTGCTCAGCGGCGATGCCTCCCTGCGCCGGCGACCGATGCAACGGGTCGGGCAGCCGCTGGCCCTGATGGGAGCGGAGGTGCGCGGACGCAATGGCGGCAACTTCGCCCCCCTCGCGGTGCAGGGCCAACCGCTCCATGGCGCCGTGGTGGGCACGCCGGTGGCCAGCGCCCAGGTGAAATCCGCGCTTCTCCTCGCTGCCCTCACCGCCAAAGGGGCGAGCACGGTGATCGAACCGGCCCATTCTCGTGACCACAGCGAACGGATGCTGCGCGCCTTCGGTGCTGACCTTGAGGTGGGTGGCGAGATGGGACGCCACATCACCGTGCGGCCTGGTGCCAACCTGCGCGGTCAGCACGTGGTGGTGCCCGGAGACATCAGCTCGGCGGCCTTCTGGCTGGTGGCCGGCGCTCTGGTGCCGGGCGCGGATCTGACGATCGAAAACGTGGGGCTCAATCCCACCCGCACCGGGGTGTTGGAGGTGCTGGAGCAGATGCAGGCGCGGATCGAGGTGCTGAACCAGCGGGATGTGGCCGGCGAGCCTGTCGGCGACCTGCGCGTGCGTCAGGGCCCGCTCCAACCCTTCAACTTCGGCGAGGAGATCATGCCCCGCCTGGTGGATGAGGTGCCGATCCTGGCCGTGGCGGCCTGCTTCTGCGATGGCGTCAGCCGCATCAGCGGCGCCTCCGAGCTGCGGGTGAAGGAAACCGACCGGCTGGCGGTGATGGCGCGCCAACTCAAGGCGATGGGAGCCTCGATCGAGGAACACGACGATGGCCTCACCATCCATGGCGGCCAGCCCCTGCGCGGAGCCGCCCTCGACAGCGAAACCGACCATCGGGTGGCGATGAGCCTGGCGGTGGCGGCGATGCTGGCGGAGGGAGACTCCACGCTGGCCCGCAGCGAAGCAGCCGCCGTGAGCTATCCCGGTTTCTGGAGCGATCTTGAGCGACTGCGCTGCTGA